The region GCTACTCCTCGCCGCCTCCATCGACTCCTCCACCCCATAATACCCTCCGTCGTACTCGTACCCCACCGCCGCGTCCATGCTCCGCCGCTGCTCCGACAGCTCCAGACACCTCATCTCATTCAACACCCCATGCCCCATCTCCGACAGCACCGGCGGCTCCCCCGAGTAGCAGCCGCTCGTTATAtccggcggcagcggcggcagctCAGCCTCCTCCGCCACGTGGCTGCTCCCCGCCTGGTACACATTCGGCCACGCCTCCCCTGTCAGCTGAAACCCCGAATACTGCCCCTCCCCCGCCCCGAAATATATCTCCGAGCTGTTCCCCCCGCCGAACAGCACGGAGAAGTCCGAGCGGTGCTGCTCGTCGGGGGAGATGATGGAGGTGACCGAGGAGCCCGGGGGCATGTCCGAGTAGACGAAGTTGGTGCGGGCCCGCGACCCGCGCATGGACCGGGCAGCCCGGTCGTAGGCCAACGCGGCCTCCTCGGCCGTGTCGAATGTGCCCAGCCAATGCCGCTCCTTTGTCGTGGGGTCGCGTATCTCGGCCGCGTACCGCCCCCATGGCCGCCTCCTCACGCCGAGGAAGCGGTTCGTTGACTCAGACGCCGGCGCGGCCGGCTGAGTGCCTTTTCTTTTGGACTTGGTGGAAGGCTTGCTCATGCTTTCCATCTTGGGGGACTGTTGAAAAGGACTGACAAAGGAAAAGATGGCAGTTATGATCAGTTGTTGGAAAGTGAGATTTACTGACAGTGatcagagagagagaagaaggggTTATGTTATGTTTTTCAGTGTTTGAGAGCTTCgttttgttgttgttgatgatgatttgTGGCTGTGGGTGGGGTTTAAATAAGGAGATTATTTGTATTAAAATATTGGGGAATTTAGTAATGTAAAGGGAACATGGACCTCCTTACTTAAACAAATTGGATTGATCATCACATGCATCATTATTAGCCATATGCATCTCTCAATCCAATGCCATTATGGAGTATATGCTAATCCTCACCTCTTTATTTACACTAATCAAACATTATTCCTCCAATTATTAGATTGGACGATTTTGGAACTAGCTACGCAACGTGCTTGAATAATCGAAAATGAGACGACTCCACATTTAGTTTATCAACAAATTCAATCGCTTCTGCATTTCATTCCATTCTACTTTTAATTACACATACATAATACAGTACATATTTGACTAATGTCCGATTTTGCACATCATAAAAGattctacatttatattattgtatttttaattGACTCTTATTTTTCGACTAAAATTGTTCCACACTATATTAAAAGCTTGTGATTGTAgacaatttatttcatatttgtCATTTGATGTGGCATACAAGGATGATCAAATAACTCCCATTCATTTCAAAAGATGCACTTATTTGAGGTAGGGCAATCTCCATCTCATTCACAAAACCAGAATCAATTTTTTTCCATCGTTTGCAATGTTTTTCGACGATTTTGTCCCATCATTTGGGGTTTATATCCTAAACAGTAGGGCGTTTTCATGTATATGTTCCAAGTGATGGGACAAAACCAGCCATTTATCCATGTATGTCTAATTTGGATACAATTTTTGTGCACAACCGAAATTTGAGAGCATTTGCAGAGTGTTACAACCAAGTTAGTTTTTAAGCAAAAGAGAAAACGTATGTAGATTTTTCTTGCAAAGCTTTTGCTCTTTCTTGGCATGTGAAGCTTGATTCGAAGTCTAATCATATGAGTGAAGGAAAAAGGTGGTAGTATCATAAAATCATGATAGTTTGATTATTAGAAGCATAATTAAGCATGCATTTCTCTCCTGGGATTGCAACTTTTAGCACGTCTAAAAGAAGACTGCAACTTGATGATTACTCAATTCTCTAAACTATGTGATTCAATTATGATTTGAATCGGATTGCTAGCAATCATTGGGCTCACTGCCCTAATCATTCTCGTATGAGGTTTCCCTACTTCAAACCACATATATTTTGCTTATCATAATTATGTGATTGAGTgcctttctttattttcatttttatttcattacaaCTAAATAGTATATGggcattaatttaattaagaggTCACAGTCTTGTCAAGAAACCAAATTAAATATACATGAGTCAGGAACTAATTCTCCTGGCAAAACCAGAAATcaatttgaaatatttataattgtGTGATCTAAAATGTGTGCAAGTATTAACTACTATTGTATATATGATCATGTAGTATTATCTTAAAATAAGTATTATTGTGTGTGGGTGTGTGTGTGAAGGGGATGATCATATGAAAATCATCTTTATGACTTTATTATGTTAACTATATGAACAAATACTATtgtaatattattaaataattattgtaaATAAAGACGTGATTAAGTCTTGTTATACACACAAATGCATTATTATGGAACACTGATCATTCATATATAAATCAAGACCAGTGAACTAAATTAATAACTAGGAGTTTCTAATTACAATGACAAGGTTGATTTTCACCCAAACCTACCCCTCGTATATGTAGGGCATGTTCGGTTTGAAGAttatatctcatgattaaatatatgtattatgtttgtttatgagattgaatctctcacaacttaatcctagatagaTAATCCTATGATAATAAGCAATCTCAcaatttaatcctagatggataatcatataCTATATGATATGGAGTCATGGCGACCGAACGGCACGGTAGAGTATAGTTTATACCACATATCTAATCATACATTATATATACAATTAAAAAACTTTTAGGTGGATTCATTTGCCAGAAAAGCAATGTTTATATACATTGGCCTTATCCTACTTACTTCTTGTTCCCTTTTACCTTCCAAAGAATAAGAGAATCGCAAGAAGTTAACATGTGTAAAGATAAATGTCAAGTTTAATTTAGTTAAAGAAAGCATGTTCAGAAGAAAAAGAATCCAAAATAGAAACTAATTTTGTAGTAAGAGGAAAAGAGCAAAACTGAGGCCTTTTTTGATTAATAGTGGAAAATTATGGGGCAATATGATAATCAAAGCCATGTGCATCCAATTTAAGGGAAAGATTTTATCATTATTTGAAATGGCATGTTCCTCAACTTTTCTACTAATCCAAATACCATGTATTGGGCTTTACTTTTTCATGTTTATTAattattctatatatatatatatatgttttatTTCAAGGTTGAATTCTCATGATATTAAGGCATGACCCCTGGATTTTCTTGGTATCTAAACCAAAACATAAAACAAGAGAGATCAAAAAGGTTAATTGGGTAGCATGTGAAGAGGGGGAACCTACATTATTGTCTTTTACTTTAAATTCTTTTTGTGGTTAAATAATACTCCAGTACTACCTAACACAGCCCAGTCACACACACAAACTTTACATATgggtaatttttaaaaaatgggtTTGCATCATGCATTGACACTAACTACAAACTGTGGGTGAGATTCAGACAAGGAAATGCTAAGAAATTTATCAGGGTTAATGTGACAAGAGATTATGGTTGAACAAGGACAAAACTTGGCTATactaaaatatgtatatatgtgttcaACAACAGTTTGAGAACAATGGTCGAAGGTGGAATCACTACTTCAATAATTGAGTCTAATTTATGCAGATTATATAATTTGTTTCATGTTTCTGAAGGAGTGGCCTatgcaatcacaaaataaatcTAACTATATAAAGACGAccttaaattaattaagctgGCCATGaacagtgatggtttggcgaatttttgatggtgatgaatgcaggaaaatacagatcacgatacagagatttacgtggttcgatttactgaggtaaatctacgtccacgggaagaaaagagggcatagttgtattgcttgatctattttctacagcttacaatacagacttgctatttgatatttgatctctagcgaacttaacccttctttatctgatctgagttctatttatacattgaactaagatcgtggcttgcatcaccactaatgatggttgtgaatgtcgtggaggtcatggagatcctgcatgggtccactatcctgcatgagatcctgcatgagtccactatctctgtgcttggtccactatcctgcatgtgatcctgcatgagttgactatcttccagttcggtcgaatactgagaccgaactgctgaactattgccgagtagcttttgccgatctgagagtggagcttgattggtcggcttttaccgagctgtgggctggggccgaactctttggtaatgccgaactgatactcttccttgggctttgggctgatgggccgtcactgctattgggcttgtttagtacgtaccccatcactacccccccccgaaaagcgaagtgaatcacttcggcgaagcgagtcacttcggcattctggataaaggtacgggggaggctgacgtcaggggacgtgccttgcgcgtgactgcattaaatgcgacagtaaaatccggccgttgaatcctgaaaaggtgggattcgaaacggtgcgatgattttgaaatcttctccgaatctgataaatacgtcctttcttcatcagttgaacacttttgctatagcttcttctgcactctatctccttcgcgtaaaaattttcttccgctttcaagaattttttgagaatttcttcagactttcgaagagtaagaactatgtcttcttcttcttcttctgagtcaggtagcggtaggaaaaggggtaaggggtcttctagccggaaagaatccggggagaagaccgtagagtattttcacagcatcttgagtaaggatactgtgatatccttacacgaaaaatatttttttcctgggggaaaggttgcgattcccgacgaccttcatagggctgactcgccgccggagggttacgccaccgtttatgaagccggcttagaatgcgggcttcgtttccctcttccccctgcctttgtagagctgctagatttttttcaactccctttaggtcaggtgactccgaactcttggaggcacttatcggcctttgctgccgaactgcgtcgGCTAgacaaggatctgtctctgagggcaatccttaatttcttccagtttaagaggaagggatcttggttttacttgatccctttacagccctttagagccttttgtaaaaccaaatggccgaaatggcaaaatcgcttctttttttataataggacttcggcttcggactttccctggagagggccgaagtccgtgattcctcatcctcggttagaaccgttggccgagctcgagggcgagctcaataagattcctatgattaggaaacagtactcggaaactgagctcgtcaagggcgacctcgtgttcaatatctcgtcttcggacgaagaaactgagggtgaggatttcttttttatgctttactgctttagcagcgaaaactaaccttgctttcttgctttttggcagtgtacatgctgaataagattagccgcaaatcctccgagcttaaggagccggagaaagagaaggctaccagctcggcgcctgatgccgagaagaatccgaagaggcaaaagacctcttcggatccaaagaagccggagtcgacttcggcaagtaggaaggggaagacccagaagcccccgagagcgccagagaaagacgtggtcttggcgcctccttcggaacatatctgtgagccctttttatggcccacggacttcgccgaggtgaattctcttcttgattttctggccttgcttttttcctgtattttttgtggcccctctgttgactttttgctttttccatcttcagaggaacgatatgctctccaagctcgtcgccgttgaactctccaaagcgtccaatgactatgctgagatgcagaggaagttggcggctgcttgtcaccgggccgagcaggctgaggcaaactttgagaaagccagagctgctaggatttcggcccaggatgaagctcagtttgccaaaaaccagctcgtcatccagcgagagcagacgaaacggagggatgctgccgccgtggttgcccaaggagaggttctccgtgctttcgcggagaaactctttctgagcaaccaattttcagcctttgtcggtgatctgctgaaactgatgaccgataaagccgagcagggtcccgaagtcatcctgccgctgtacggccgagagatagcagctcggcttcagagtctgccggtgcttgaggagcttgcttcgtcctcggtcctgctttctgcagaccaagttcgtagttgccgagctgaccgcgatgagaacatggaggctatctttgcctccatagggtcagtttcacccgctccaattttccatggagagggtgagaccgagcagcatgagcggcagaccggcgatgagcaggccgagcaggaggcgcagcagatcggctacggtggcgccgagcaggctggggagagcagggaggccgaggctgaagctgaagcagacaaggagaaggaagctgaacctcaccgagaaggcggagacgaagctggcggagtatgatttcgtctcccttctcttagtttagtttcttccttcttgtaaaacggccttgaagcccttgtgtagaaaaaattttttcttatgaatgaaaaaattcttctttctgctcttgtgtcttcgtatagcctttcgtactctcttttactcctgttgtggtttactacctgctcagtaatctgaaatgccgaactgacatagctgctctatattctgaactcttaaggagctggaggtacttcactggaagcggctgtactcttcggctttagacgaagctgagaaaagagccatagctgaccaggtgaagaatgaccatctctgaagttcaggaacgagttgacgaactgtgggaggaatatcatgtactccggaggaacaatgcgctggagagctcggcttgccaacaagtcgtgaaatcattgcggcgctgggcttctcggtacgacatcattctttcccggcgtccctcaatcgagagattccttaggcatttcccgccaacagatggtcacacttcagctcaaacccctgattcacttgctcaaaaccctactccaagtcagcaacgaactcaggaacagccggaaacgtcaagacgagaacggactcaggagcaaccggaaacgtcaagacaaggacggactgaagttcgtagaggagctgtgattatgagtgagcaagatcaacaaatgcttcgtgaagagactcttcgccgccgaggtgctagagcttcccgggctcagggaagaggcggtaggtcgattagaggatctcgtcgacctgcttattcttcagctgccgagaacgcccgaactcggcttcacgaggattttgtgaatagatggctcaactttagcaaccagggacagtagaatagtcctttgtaatggcgtaacgccttctcgtagggcagcagaattgtatgccgaacaagttttaataaatgaaatcttcatttcgcttctatcactgcgtatttacagctcagcgaaaaaatttcatcgtgctcgtcctcggtcttatgaagtaaacttctttgaccggactcgtcctcggtcttatgaagtaagcttctttgaccggactcgtctttggtcttatgaagtaaacttctttgaccggacttagtcctcggtcttatgaaataaacttctttgaccggactaagcttgtgtcctaatttggcgagttttatcgctcggatcggactttcccttgtcctaatttggcgagttttatcgcgtggatcggactttccctttgttgcagttcgtttcagacgaactgcttgtttcttaagccgaattgtggtcttgtatcctccttagaagcttggactcacaatcgttggcttattgttgcagttcgtttcagacgaactgcttgttttttaagctgaattgtggtcttgtatcctccttagaagcttggactcacaatcgttggcttattgttgcagttcgtttcagacgaactgcttgttttttaagctgaattgtggtcttgtatcctccttagaagcttggactcacaatcgttggcttatatatgttctaaaaaggggatcagcctttgaagaacaagatacctcagtaacatttgtaagagacgacacgcacatagacagacacaacgcatatagacaaacaaaacgcaagtaaaaaacaaagaaagcacatacccctaggaccgaactagacacaagactgactgaccggactgtctcttacaaatggaacttcttgaggttggaaacgtaccatgttcggggtgcttgttctcctgacatgtgagtcaatttataagaccctttgccgaggacttctggcacccgatatggaccttcccatgtgggttcgagttcgcccagcttttctgctcggcttacttcgttgtttctcaagacgagatctcccacttgaaattgcagctttttcaccctttggttataataccgggctacttgctccttgtacttggctgcttttatgcaggccaattctcttctttcttcggccagatctagttcggctctcagtccgtcatcattcatttctgaggagaaatttagagttcggggactgggtacgccgatctcaaccggaatcacggcttcagtgccgtacaccatcgagttcggctccggtgtgacttcggtcatttcgcctgcctctgactccggctgctgtgattgctatgcttgatggtgccgagctgattgctcggcacttttaagcgcaatctgcaaactcttgctcttttttgatcacctcggatgaccgctatccctcctatagtggggaaggtgttcggcgaggatgcctctgatcgctatgaccgggcttctttttgtcttctctagatgagctgtctaaagaccgttttcgacggtctgcctcatcggcacgagaaaactggtccgcaatgtcccacatctcttgagctgtttgcggactgcattccacgagctttctgtagagagctccgggcaggattccattttggaatgccgaaatgacaagtagatcattgagataatctacttgtaggcattccttgtggaaccttgtcataaagtcgctgatcttttcgtcgcgaccttgacgtgtagaaagcagctgagccgaagtgattcgggcttccgctttctgaaagaacctcctgtggaaagcatccattagatctcggtaagatctaatgctgccttgggggaggctatcgaaccaccttcttgcgttcccgataagcagctcgggaaacagcttgcacatatggacctcattgagaccctggttcgccatgttatactgatagcgtcccaagaaatcatgaggatccactaacccgtcataagtcatcgacggagttcggtagttctgtggcaagggagttcgggtgatatcgtccgagaacggagtcttcaatgctccgtacatggcgaacccgacatctcttcggtatggaggagatggagatctcctgtgattccggtaccgaggaggaacaggaacatgtcggggttgaggattcttcttcctggaagacacggcactactgcggtagtgactttcatgtctggatgaggaaggagaatccaccgttttcgtcttcggctcttggctcttttgcaggaaggctaagaactcatcctgcttctcagccaagaacagcttgacagcctcattcaaatcaggctgctgggaagactcggtgtgtggaccttttgagcggcttgttccttcatcgtgaaaactggaagtagatgtctcccgaggctgttttccggacctgcgggctggactagcttcctcatggttttcacgaacggtattacgggtagtatgtgatctggtatgcatttttttggggtggaaaaagggtcaaaattcgctttatcacaaatttggttctctgtttcccacagacggcgccagtgatggtttggcgaatttttgatggtgatgaatgcaggaaaatacagatcacgatacagagatttacgtggttcgatttactgaggtaaatctacgtccacgggaagaaaagagggcagagttgtattgcttgatctattttctacagcttacaatacagacttgctatttgatatttgatctctagcgaacttaacccttctttatctgatctgagttctatttatacattgaactaagatcgtggct is a window of Salvia splendens isolate huo1 chromosome 3, SspV2, whole genome shotgun sequence DNA encoding:
- the LOC121796466 gene encoding ethylene-responsive transcription factor LEP-like, with the protein product MESMSKPSTKSKRKGTQPAAPASESTNRFLGVRRRPWGRYAAEIRDPTTKERHWLGTFDTAEEAALAYDRAARSMRGSRARTNFVYSDMPPGSSVTSIISPDEQHRSDFSVLFGGGNSSEIYFGAGEGQYSGFQLTGEAWPNVYQAGSSHVAEEAELPPLPPDITSGCYSGEPPVLSEMGHGVLNEMRCLELSEQRRSMDAAVGYEYDGGYYGVEESMEAARSSFSGGFGWF